The following coding sequences lie in one Rhinolophus ferrumequinum isolate MPI-CBG mRhiFer1 chromosome 14, mRhiFer1_v1.p, whole genome shotgun sequence genomic window:
- the VPS28 gene encoding vacuolar protein sorting-associated protein 28 homolog, with product MFHGIPATPGMGAPGNKPELYEEVKLYKNAREREKYDNMAELFAVVKTMQALEKAYIKDCVTPNEYTAACSRLLVQYKAAFRQVQGSEISSIDEFCRKFRLDCPLAMERIKEDRPITIKDDKGNLNRCIADVVSLFITVMDKLRLEIRAMDEIQPDLRELMETMHRMSHLPPDFEGRQTVNQWLQTLSGMSASDELDDSQVRQMLFDLESAYNAFNRFLHA from the exons ATGTTTCACGGGATCCCAGCCACTCCAGGCATGGGAG CCCCTGGAAATAAACCGGAGCTGTATGAG GAAGTGAAGCTGTACAAGAATGCCcgggagagagagaa GTATGACAACATGGCAGAGCTGTTTGCAGTTGTGAAGACCATGCAGGCCCTGGAAAAGGCGTACATCAAGGACTGCGTCACTCCCAACGA GTACACCGCTGCCTGCTCCCGCCTCCTGGTTCAATACAAAGCCGCCTTCCGGCAGGTTCAAGGCTCAGAAATCAGCTCCATCGATGAATTCTGCCGCAAGTTCCGC CTGGACTGCCCGCTGGCCATGGAGAGGATCAAGGAGGACCGGCCTATCACCATCAAGGATGACAAGGGCAACCTCAACCGCTGCATCGCGGACGTCGTCTCG CTCTTCATCACCGTGATGGACAAGCTGCGCCTGGAGATCCGCGCCATGGACGAG ATTCAGCCTGACCTGCGGGAGCTGATGGAGACTATGCACCGCATGAGCCACCTGCCTCCCGACTTCGAGGGACGCCAGACGGTCAACCAGTG GCTGCAGACCCTCAGCGGCATGTCCGCCTCCGACGAGCTGGATGACTCCCAAGTACGCCAGATGCTCTTCGACCTGGAGTCGGCCTACAACGCTTTCAACCGCTTCCTGCACGCCTGA
- the SLC39A4 gene encoding zinc transporter ZIP4 produces MAVLAWRELGLLLVVLVVTVTVAQPVHLLTSLSLGQGALDRVALGSLLNTLAARVHCTPGPCGKCLSVDDLLALGRPEKPGLSPGSVLEPGDIARLSAAATLYLSDPEGTCEDVRTGRWASRADHLLALLEGPKALIPRLSRLVQGIQAQTTGRSTAEEDCVDLPQLLEEAAAVGAPGSPGPVLAALLDHVGSGSCFHALPTPQYFVDFVFRQHHGDTPNITLAELAALMQRLGVGRVTETHGAHSDHHLLGKRADHQGSVLSTTPNSSSSVWDTVCLSARDVMAVYGLSEQTGVSPEAWTQLSPALLQQQLSGACSPQPNHPAQDQLSQAEKYLYSSLATLLICLCSVCGLLLLICTACSTAARYIIQAFLGMAMGALTGDALLHLMPKVLGLHQHGGHSEHGMNCHSPQHVWRLVVVLGGLYAFFLFEKLVDLLLPLDPEDPKDEPRGHGGHSHGVSLQLAPRELRPPKQPHEGSRADLVAEESPELLSPEPRRQSPELRLLPYMITLGDGLHNFADGLAVGAAFASSWKTGLATSLAVFCHEVPHELGDFAALLHAGLSVPRALLLNLVSALTAFAGLYVALALGVGEESESWILAVAIGLFLYVALCDMLPAMLKVRDPRPWLLFLVQNVGLLGGWVVLLLLSLYEDNITL; encoded by the exons ATGGCAGTCTTGGCATGGCGCGAACtggggctgctgctggtggtACTGGTGGTGACCGTGACCGTGGCCCAGCCTGTTCATCTGCTGACTTCGCTGTCATTGGGCCAGGGCGCTCTGGACCGCGTGGCTCTGGGCAGCCTGTTAAATACACTGGCGGCCCGTGTGCACTGCACCCCAGGGCCGTGTGGAAAG TGTCTGTCTGTGGATGACCTCCTGGCCCTGGGCAGGCCTGAGAAGCCAGGGCTGTCCCCGGGGTCAGTCCTAGAGCCCGGAGACATCGCCCGCCTCAGTGCTGCTGCCACCCTCTACCTCAGCGACCCTGAGGGCACGTGTGAGGATGTGCGAACTGGCCGCTGGGCCTCCCGCGCTGACCATCTCCTGGCCCTGCTTGAGGGCCCCAAGGCCCTGATCCCACGCCTGAGCAGGCTGGTGCAGGGGATTCAGGCCCAGACCACTGGCCGGTCCACTGCAGAGGAG GACTGTGTGGACCTGCCGCAGCTGctggaggaggcggcggcggtgGGGGCTCCTGGCAGCCCCGGCCCCGTGCTGGCCGCCCTGCTGGATCATGTTGGGAGTGGGTCCTGCTTCCATGCCCTGCCGACCCCTCAGTACTTTGTGGACTTCGTGTTCCGGCAGCACCACGGTGACACCCCCAACATCACACTGGCTG AGCTGGCAGCCTTGATGCAGCGCCTGGGGGTGGGCAGAGTGACTGAGACCCACGGTGCCCACAGTGACCACCATCTTCTGGGAAAGAGGGCTGACCACCAGGGCTCTGTGCTCTCCACCACCCCCAACAGCAGCTCCAGTGTGTGGGACACG GTGTGCCTAAGTGCCAGGGATGTGATGGCTGTGTATGGGCTGTCTGAGCAGACTGGGGTGAGCCCAGAGGCCTGGACCCAACTGAGCCCTGCCCTGCTCCAGCAGCAACTGAGTGGGGCCTGCAGTCCCCAGCCCAATCATCCTGCCCAAGACCAGCTCAGCCAAGCGGAGA AGTACCTGTACAGCTCGCTGGCCACGCTGCTCATCTGCCTCTGCTCGGTTTGCGGCCTGCTACTTCTCATCTGCACTGCCTGCAGCACTGCTGCCCGTTACATCATCCAGGCCTTCCTGGGCATGGCCATGGGCGCGCTCACCGGAGACGCCCTCCTGCACTTGATGCCCAAG GTTCTAGGGCTGCACCAGCACGGGGGACACAGCGAGCATGGAATGAACTGCCACAGCCCTCAGCACGTCTGGCGCCTGGTGGTCGTGCTCGGCGGCCTGTATGCCTTCTTCCTGTTCGAGAAACTTGTCGATCTCTTGCTGCCCCTGGACCCAGAG GACCCAAAGGACGAGCCTCGCGGCCACGGTGGCCACAGCCATGGCGTGTCCCTACAGTTAGCACCCAGGGAACTCCGGCCGCCCAAGCAGCCCCACGAAGGCTCCCGCGCAGACCTG GTGGCGGAGGAGAGCCCTGAGCTGCTGAGCCCGGAGCCCCGGAGACAGAGCCCTG AGCTGAGGCTGCTGCCCTACATGATCACGCTGGGCGACGGCCTGCACAACTTTGCCGACGGGCTGGCGGTGGGCGCCGCCTTCGCGTCCTCCTGGAAGACGGGGCTAGCCACCTCGCTGGCCGTGTTCTGCCACGAGGTGCCCCACGAGCTGG GGGACTTCGCCGCCTTGCTGCACGCCGGACTGTCGGTGCCCCGGGCGCTGCTGCTGAACTTGGTGTCGGCGCTCACGGCCTTTGCGGGCCTCTACGTAGCGCTCGCGCTCGGCGTCGGCGAGGAGAGCGAGTCCTGGATCCTGGCGGTCGCCATCGGCCTCTTCCTCTACGTGGCGCTCTGTGACATG CTCCCCGCCATGCTCAAGGTGCGAGACCCCCGGCCCTGGCTCCTTTTCCTGGTGCAAAACGTGGGCCTACTGGGCGGCTGGGTCGTCCTGCTGCTGCTGTCGCTGTATGAGGACAACATCACCCTCTGA